ACGTAGGATTTCGTTTCCAATCACATGTGCGTTCACTTCAGTTCATATCGGGCCCCACTTTTCCCCTTCTACTATAAAAACGAGTCACGTAAAATCATAATTCACAACGACGACGACTCACCGAGTTTCTAAAATTAAGCTCacctaaaaaggaaaaaaaaatggcTGGATTTACAGCAAGAATTTCATGGAGTCACCGAAACTTAACGTACGGTTACCAAGAATTCAAGTTTCCTGACCAACCGGACTCTAGTTCGTCGGACATTGAATTCGGGTTTCTCGAAGACGGCGACGATGGGTTCTTCTTCGGAAGCTGTAACGGCAGCGCGGATGAGGTCCGGGGCAATGAAATGGAAGATTTAGGGtttggtgatgatgatgataatgatgatgatgaagggaaagaaaaagatgggATCGGCGTTGAAAACGACGGTGATTACTGGGAAAGCCAGCACCAGCTTTTGGAAGGTGCGTTGCGTAGGACGAGTTCTTTAGAATCGAGGATTAGGAATGCCGCAAAAGAGGCTTTGAATGATGTACGGAGACTCGGAATTGTTTGTGGTTGTGGGAAATCCATGATGGAAAGCTGTAGGGTTTGTGTTATGAGAGAAGTGTGTTGTCGTCTCCAAAACGCTGGTTTCAACACCGCCGTTTGCCGCTCTAAATGGCGGAGCTCTGCCAACATCCCGTCAggtaaaaaatatatgtacatatatattaggTTATTTTCACTAAAAGTCCTCAAGCAATGATATTGAATTTTAAATCTAGtctcaaactttaaaacattttaattatatcatcaaaattatatcaaacaaCTCCCTTACAAAGGTGACAGACATAGCTTGGCCTTTTAACTCTTGGTTAAAATGCAAAAATTCTCCtatgttaataattaaataaggttTTAACACAAAAATGTTTACTTTAgctcaaaaaattataattttatctcaactcttaacataaaatttatgttttCGCCTCTATCAACTCAAATTTGACATTGAGTATGTTTAAAATACGAGTATATTTTCTACATAGATAGCTTAGATTGACatactaaaaaattataatacccttaaaatttaaaaggactTTTTAGGTTCACactatttaaaatttgatccaGTATTTAACACTTGAGATAATAGAAAGGAGTAATTGATTCGATACTAGTACTTGAAGACTCAACTAGCTAGAACACCGTGAAGTGTAGGACTAGTATAGAGTTTGGATCATAGTTTGAGGACATATAGTGCAATTAACCCTACAATAATACCTAAAACAAAGATTTTTCATTCCATTAATGCTGGCCTTCATTCGTTGCAGGGGAGCACACGTTTTTGGATGTGATAGAGGAATCAAGAAAAGGGGAAGTAAGGGTAATCGTAGAATTAAATTTGAGAGCAGAGTTCGAGATAGCGAGAGCCAGCGACGATTACAATCGGTTGGTCCAAAGATTACCCCAAATTTACGTGGGAAAAGTGGAGAGATTGAATAACGTGATTAAAATCTTGTGTTTGGCTGCCAAGAAATGcatgaaggaaaagaaaatgcATATGGGACCATGGAGGAAACACAGTTACATGCAAGCTAAGTGGCGTAGATTTTGTGAACGGAATACGTCGACAGAAACTCCGTCGGCTCCTGTGGGATGTTCGGTCAGGTCGTCGAAGCCAAGGGCGTCGTTGTTGACGGTGGATTTGTTGGGAACAACGTTATCCAATGTGCGTTGTACAGCTGTTTAATTACCAACTTGTATTATATGATATATTGTGTtagaaaataacaataaagaTTTTTGTACTATAGCTTCTTGTTTTCCCTATAATATACTTGTAGACAAAATAtacctaaattaataaaatttaaatccaaaataacAATATAGTAACCCAAACTCCAAAGTTACtataattttaacataaatttgcCCTAATGAATccaaactaactaaaaatttataagaaatgaGTTGGTATATAGAATcttttgtataaaaaatttgGTTGGatctaaaattgattttttttaaataaagtgtTTTTAGAAAACTATCTTAAAAATAGTTATTTCACTTTTGTGTACAGGATTATCAAGAAATActattaacaaaatataatacatttacTCGAAAGGAATAATTCGTACTGCACTATAAATTATTTTAGACCAGAATGAAATATAGAAAcacacaaaaaaagaagaagaaataatataattttaatgatgTCATTCTCTGATTCCACAATACTGGTTCTATAATATCGTAAAACATAAAACCATAACAACTCAACATATGAACATTAGCATACTTACCTTCATTTAAGCTTTATGCTATTTACATATATACCTTAAAACAACCGATGTGCCTTAGATCAAACTAGCATTTACTATCCAAAATATCAAATCGACAATTTACTACTTTAAACTAACTCGAttctaggtacatgccacatACTGAAAACATAAAGAACTGCTCAAATATTGTTGAGTTGAGAACTACGATTTGGATGTTGTTTCACTTCTTGAGAACTTCGACATCTACTGATTCATGTGCACGAAAAATAACAAATTATATGTTGAATGATAAAGTTCaatggtactttcatgattcaagtcaatAATACCATAACAAATAGCAATAAcatattagaattaaaattagaattaaatcaCGAACTAATTTACAACAATACCAATTCTCAATTTATATCGCATAGATCCAAAATGCATACCTTATATAATGTGATCAACTAATATTAGTATAACATACCAAGTTTTCTATCATTACATCAATTCATTTATATTCCATTACATATCactaattcatttaatttttatatttctttctcGAATCTATTGATTCATTTAGTTTCCATGATGGCCCTTAGGACTCGTATATATCGGTTAACATGATTTTTCACATTTCATGATATATCATATTTCATAAGTATACATAATGTATCATATCCatcatcatttcatttcatacatcatttaaAATATTCAAGTTTTATAACCCCTATTAACCCGACACGAACTTAAgataaatacacaaatttattttactttgtcaTCTTGGGTTGCCTGACAACAATAACATTTAGAACTATTACATTCTACTATCCTCAGTTGCTCAGCAATGATGGCTTTCACTATCTATTATTGTTGCTCATTCTACCACCTTGGGTTGCCCGGCAACGATGGTTATAATTATTATACTTGtaaccctatggcatgccaaccaAATCTGACTCTGCTcgaaacagttaatagggtaacccATGAATTCAATACGCATCATAATCACATGTCATAGTTATATCATGCTTGTTTAtgttatattcaattcaatccaattcttGACATTCGATATCATCATGTATATAAATCGAGTCAAGAAATAGTAATACACTTACCTCAATAGGTAGCTTTGCaacaatcatatatgtatatatatgtatacatgtatatatgcatatgtatatgtatatgtatttatgtattaaactcgaatcataaaagtacaaactaaATTCTTTTGTCACTCGTCTACAACTCTcgcttttcctttcttttgagATAGCCTAACATCGTCTTTAGCTATGTtcgataatttcattataaaataatgTCAGTTCACATCCAAATCACATCAAAATACATAGCCAACATATTTGCATTTTATTTGGTTGTCCTTATAATTGAAATGCTCATATTTTTCTATATCTAACATCGGATCAAAATTcgatttcacattctttcattagggaccttatactttTTATCTACAACATAATTTTATAAtagtttataatttattcaatttagtcccaaatgtcacaaagttatctaacaagcttaaatcaatttctaatttagtccttatcataatctaagcttactAACtaccaatttcttcaaatcaaGCTCAAAATGATCAATTTCACTTTAATGAAAACTTCCTAAATCTCTAACAATTGAAGAAATTAATTCATTGGTTAGCTAATTCAAACTCCCATGATCAAGAATCTATAAAAATGTCAAGAATTACTTGTTACCTTAGTGAATTGAATGGTCGAAAGTTGAATAGATGAATAaggtttcttcttttctttcttcaacttgGACGACATAAACAAGTGAAAGAGATTATGTTTCTCCTCCTTTCCacgtaatattatatatatagtataattAGTAACTTAGTTAACTTAATTGAGTATAATTAGTTCATTAATTgaaacatatatttacatttcTTAATTATAACTCATGGTTAATGGAAATCATCATTCTCCACTAACAATATGAAGAACAATGGTTTAATAATCATTTAGGCCCTTTGGATAATTACTAACTAGGTCCTCaagtattttctaaattaaaatttaatagtgaTTGGATTTTTAAAATCTAGCCAATGAgctttaattaatgattttctatgttaaattaattaattgatcaTCAATATTTTTTCATGCCAACTCTGTACAtcttcctattttattattacaaCTCAGTTTACAAAAATAAGGTTCTGAAATTGTATTTTTTGACAGAAAAAATTCGAGTCATTACACCATATTTCAGTTCTCACTTTTGGTTCCTATATATAAAGTACCAAGAGGTATCTATTGTtaggaaaattttaataataaatataaatttgtatattttgtgtattcataaattttgttaaaattaaataattataattacaaaCTTACTAATCGAGAATAGATTTGATGAATAATAAGCGCGTTACCAAGGATTAAACCCTTTGTCCTTAAGGCGAAAATTATTAGTCACTTGGTGCACATAGTTTTGATGCAATTTCCTCCAAGGACTTCAACACCACCACCTCAAATACATCACTCCACCACGCTAAGGTCTCCAAAGAGATAATGAATAATCGATGATCTGAAACAAATGTTGGATCTGGAATGACATATCATAATCTTCACATTGTTAATAAACCCATAcagaaatgcacatatgaccttaTTAGCATGCCTACTGTATCCTAGCCTTTATACTAAGTCTACATAGGCAtcaatcattcatatatatatcatatcacataACATGTTTCAGTCCATTTTAATATCACATATTATGTATCATATAAATATGCATACAAATGCAATGATCTTGGACCATAAAAGTACAAACTGAATCCACTCGTCACTTGCCGGCAACTCTCGTTTTTCTTTTGCTTCTCGACGACTCAACATTGTCTTTTGCTacatatgataattaaataaataaaacaatatcatatttCATCCAATTCATGTTCAAATACATAGCCatgcatatttttcaattttatttaatttagttcctATACTCAGGACACGCATATCTTTTGATATCTAGCAttggattaaaatttaatttcacattctttcattaaGGACCCTATACTTTCTATTTATAGCATAACTTCATAACaggttttcaatttattcaatttggtctttaatGTTAAAAAGTTATCTAACAAGCTTTATTATTTTTACAGTCTAGTCTTTTTCATTATCTAAgcttaataattatcaaattcaagcctaattcatcaatttctctaCAATGACAACTTGTTAAAAACTTAGCAATTGAACAAACTAATACATGTGCTAGCTAAATCAATCTCCCGtaatcataaatctataaaaaaattcatgaattttagCTTGTTACCTTATAATTTTTGTTTGATAGAATGCTACCCTCAAAAATAGAGTTTtctgctcttttttttttcttaaggacGTTGGAAGTAGATGATATTATAATCTTTCTTTCCACAACaatgctatatatatacataattaacttttagttaatcataattaattagattaattatgttttattatatcgATTTATCTATTAATTTAAACTAAGTGAGCATCATCATTACCATCCATTAACCCGTGCCTAAAATTGGTTTATTATCCATTTTgatctttttttaataatttcaatctAGGTCTCCAAatcttttcttaattaaaatgtaatagcatatgaacttttacaatttagttcctgaGTTTTAATTAACTACTTCTCAACTAAATTGCataattgatttttattatatttccatattaatcttgtaaatatttctattttatatttatggaCTCAGCTTACGAAAATTGGGTTTCGAAACCGTATTCTTCGACATTACTGGAATTCGGGTCATTGCAAAAATATTTACTTTCCTagtgaaagtaataaaattatttttgattctGTATTTGATTAGTGATTGTTCGAGCTCACACTCAAAGCgatttgtggtacgagaatagtagaGAAAGTCATTTGGTTGAAACTTGGGAACGTATAAGATCTGTCTCGCACAAAGCATAGATATTTTTCAGGAaatgtttattactataaatatcacaaaccgactcgattttttaaattttaatttttcactttcACAGAAAACAAACtagatttttttccaacaaaatcTTTTTCTTGTTAGGAAGCTTAAAATGCTTTTTTTCTATGTTCGTCGTCACCATCCTCCCTTGTCACCACTGTTCGACACCTCTCTACctaaaaataacacaaattgaTTCTTCTCTTTTCCTTAAACTTGGATCCGACCTTGGTTCCCTCAAAAGCTTCCTCATTGCAAAAGATAGTTTGAGTTTTTGGTGATGAATCTTAAAGTGAAAGATAAGTTCAGGGTAGAGGATCTAACGTGACGTGGTAGAGTTAATGGTAGCTACGACAATGGAAGAGGGAGGAAAGGAGTTGAGGAAGGAGAAGATAAAGTCAGTAAATGAAACAGGAGCTGGTTTTGGTGGAAGTGGAATGGGAAGTCGGAGGCTATGGAACGTCATCATTTTGCAGTAGAAGCTAGAGTTAGGATCGACAAAATTGGAACAAATGGTTCTTTTTAGTGGATTTAGGAGAAACTGAGAGATGCTGGGTAGAGGGGTGGCAAACACTGATTGGATGAACATATTTTCGAATGCAATAATCCAACATTTGCCACATTCTTATTCGAACCATTGTCCTGTTCTTAAATACACGGAGTATTGCTATTCTGAAAACTGAAATCCCTTTATCAACTATTAATCACACTCATATTGTTTTTATACCAAAGATTAAGAATCCACATACTAAGTCTCATTTTAGACCTATCAGTCTTTGCAATGTTGTTTTCAAGATTACCTCGAAAATGTTGGTTAACAAGCTTCAGGAAGTGCTtcatttatgtattgatgcttTTGTGCCTAGGCTTCTTATTTCTGACAACATTGTGGTTACTTGTGAGATACTTCACTCTCTTAAAAATAGGAGGTTGGGTCAGCAAGGGTCATTTGTGCTTAAGTTAAACATGAGTAAGGCTTACAATTGTGTTGGGTAGCACTTTATTAaggaaatgctgttgaaaataggTTTCTCCTCTGGATGGGTTAATGGAATTGTGTGATTTGTTTCATCAGTGACTTATTCAGTTGTGGTTAATGGAGTGATCAGTGAAAAGGTTATGCCGACTCATGGTCTTAGACAATAGGACCCCTTGAGTCCCTACTTATTTCTTATCTGTGGAGAAGACCTTTCTACTCTTTTACGCATGCATCGTTGGATGGCCAGGTTCGAAGGGCAAAGGTTGTGCAAGGACTTGTATCGGCGGTTACGTGTAAGAGTACACGGTACAAGTAATAAGTAGTAAGtaaagagttatcgtctccaaaAGGACTGTTGTGTAAATTATTTGCAAAGTCAATTATAATacaatttggaagaaaacaagtaaaagaaaaatattgttGTTGAGAGTCGAAATTAAAGTTATGAATGTAATCAGATTCAAATACCTACAAAATAAAACAACACATTTTGCAGAAAAATAATCACAACAGAAAGATTAAACACAAGATTTAATAAAACATAGCATGAATAGACTAGAACAAGTATTTCACTTAACAAGAGTTTATTGACAATTATAAAAAGAATATCACGAATGGATCGTAGCAATGTGAAAAttcattaaaccaaattttaattaagGCATAAGCTTCTCTTAAAGTCCTATTATGTCCTTAAGTTATTTCAAATATGTCTATTTCAAAACTAACATAGAAATCACCCTTTTGAGCATTTTATATAGTTTATGCATGCAACAATCACCGTTCGATATCGACATGATATGCACTATTTAGGTCTTTTGTCTATTAACCATTACCTCTTCCCAGattaaacaattaattctttAACCTACAAATGTTGGTCTTACATTTACAAGTATTAACATGAATTAAACCTAAATGAATGAAACAATCATTttcacaaaatattcaaaataaaaaaaatcaattgactcAAATCATGATTTATACTTATTCTGAATAAACAAAATTacatcatataatattaaattggAAACATAAAGATAAGATGCAAACATACATTTCAACACAGAGAACATCAATTAACAACAAAGATAAAGGGAAGAAGAGTAACTGAGGACGGGGTTATCCACAACCATTTCACtatgagaaaaaaaatagttgaatTGCAAGGGGAAATCTGTGACTACTCATTGCAGCTTCCTATGGTGGCTTTTATCCTTATTTTCATGTTAAACCATCAAAATGCTCTCAAGTTACTCTCTCTATCTACTCTCGTTTCAACAAGTGCATTGCCTTATTTTATGGCAAGCAAAAAGATTAGCAAGCCATAAGGAAACAAAAATACTCTATGCTTTTTCTCTGAAAACTTATGTCAAAACTAGGTGTTTCAATGGGTGTTAATGAATGAAATGAAGCCTCTTTTTATAGAATTCTAAGCCCCAACGTCCCTTGTTATTTTTAGCAAGGGAATCATTGATTCTCTCCCCTATATATGTTGTCCCTTGATATGTGGATCAGTGGGTGGTGACTTATTAATTTTAGCAAGGAAGTTGGCTTATTTGGTCCTTGTATGGCTGGCATTGGAATGGTAAAAGGGGGGTGTtcttggctgctatttttagtaGAGAGATGGAAGGTTTTGAGGCTTGATTCAAAGAGAATAAAATTGTTGATTTTATGTGATGGAGAATAAGGTTAACTTCGCTATTTTTGAGAGATGAGTGGCTAGTTATGGATTGCTAATTTTAGCAGTggatatttctatttttaatccATGGAAAAGTGGGTAAATGGAATGGTTTTGAGCTTCCAATTAAATAATTCTGGGCCTCCATATAATTAAGTCTGGAATAAAGTCACTTTGAAGCCTACATGATTGCATCTGGATCTTCCCATCTATATATGTCTAAGCCCAAAAATAACCCAAATACTGTTATACTTTCGCTTAGTCCAATTATTCCCAAAAAGTAGTAAAATAACATGCATTTAACATAAATTTCACTAAATTAAACACATTCccatgaaaattataaaatatcataaagttAAGTGTAAAACCACAAAAAGGTGTTATTTATTTACTGAGAATTAGCATAAATTGCACATAAAAAAGTGttgaaatatctatttattttaaattttacagaTCACTTTGGATTACTCACCTTCTTTGTGTTGATGGTTGTCTTGGAGAGGCTACAATTATAGAAGCTGACACGTTTAAATAGGTCCTACAACGATATGCTAGATGTTCGGGACAACTTATAAACTTTGCGAAGTCGAGTGTCTTTTTTAGCTCAAATGTTAAAGAAGGGAATCAGTTAGATGTTGGTCAAATTTTGGGAGTTGTTCATTCAGATAACTTGCAAAAATATTTTGGTCTTCCACCTATAGTTGGGAGAAATAAGAAAAGGGCTTTCTCGAATCTTAGAGATAGAGTTTGAAGTAGGATTTTTCTTAGAGTGTACGAATTCTCTTGGTGGGAGGCAAGAAAGTCTTTATAAAGTCTATTCTTCAGGCTTTACCCACATATGCAATAATTTGTTTTCTATTGACTAAATCTTTTTGCAAAGAACTTGAAGCtttaatggcttgattttagggaCAAAAGTCTACTGAGAAAATGGGCATTCACTAGTGTACTTGGTCTTCACTATGCGGCCTGAAAGGGGACAGTGGGCTTGGTTTTTGGACTTATCTAAGTTCAATATTGCTCTTCTTGCTAAACAGGGTTGGCGTCTATTAATGCATTTGACCACTTTAGTGGGGAGGATAGTGAAGGCAAAATATTATCCAAATATAGGTTTCTTTAATGCATCATTAGGTTTTAACCTTTCTCTGATATAGTGAAGTATATGGTGTACGTGTGGGCTTTTGGAGCTAGGCCTCAGATGGACAGTAGGCATGAAATGGTTGATTTTGGTTTGGAATAATTTCTAGTTTCCAGGCCCTACCCCTCGTAAGATTTAGTCCCCACAAGTAGGTTACATTACGTGGGTTTCGGATTTTATGTGTAAGATTAAATGGCATCAAAAGTGGATCTGATAGATTCTGTGTTTTCCCCTGATGAAGCTAACATTATTAAGAGTATTCCTCTCTCGAGTTTCTCACAAAATGATCGTGTTATATGTGATGGTGAACATTCGAGTTTATATAGTGTTCACAGTGGATATCAATTGTTACTAAGGCATCCTACTTTACATTCTACTGACAAGAAATTATATAAGTAGATATGAATGCTCTCTTGCCCTCTAAAaatgtgatagcccgaaatagggcctaatcggaatagtggtttcgtaaccacaaatccgaagtgaaatagtttaattttataaatttttattagttactgattgattgaaatattgtgtgaaaatatggataggaaattttaatactttagtgcttaattgaatttttaggactaaattgagaaaaatgcaaagtgtgtctaattagtgattaaatgacttaattgaattattgcatgaaattggaagtgtttatgtggcaattagaccataaattagtgttatggacacaaaagggtatttctagaaaaaatatctaagtaatgggtcaagggcatttttgtccaaattgggtaaaagacaaaataaagagaaaataagtgttcatcttcttcaaaaaaatcagaagcttgctgccgaaagtttcaagttaccatagttaagggttttgattttcctaagctcaattgtaagtgatttcttgccccgtttttaattattttcgtatttttatgcttattgaagcttgaatttcatgtttctaccatttaatttaaatgaaattaaagtttaaaaattgacccattcatgatataattgtaaattgattagtgatgttagataatgaatgtttgaagtgttaattacaagttttactagatgaatttcaatgaaaaatgttgaaaaagggctaaattgtgaaagatggtaaagtatgcataaagttgtgattttgtgaaattgaggcccgttatgagcatgaaatatgatttagtgaagtttgaaatttaagaatttagagaattttatttttacgagcttagggacaaaagtggaatttttgaaaagttatggggaaaaatgtaaatgtatcaaaatgttgtgtatgaattgtatttgaatggaatattgataaaatgtattaaattgtgttaatatagatcaagaaagaagaaatagtgcaagtgatcggggaaaagagaaagttatcgactaaattacaaaaatagtcgttttgcatccgaggtaagttatatgtaaataatagttatatttgtataaattgtgaattatatttgatatgtgaattaatattgaatgtggaaggaaagttgttcatgaattattcaagtgataaagtgttgaaaataaagtgttaagtgtaaattcccggttgaacttaggaatagaattggatacaagtgatatgtcactagagaccagtgttacagtgttacagtgagtcccgggtgctgggtgatctagcatgtgttgcagacacctgacagcttgtgtgagcagacccgtggacatttccagtgttattgatcagtggtagcttcggctacatttcaatggtagctttggctacatccagtggtagcttcggctacatatcagtggtagcttcggctacatatcagtgtggcacttatgtgctaaatctctacgtatccgtgtatattccaagtgttcaacgggattaataatgaattaaagtgaatatgaaatgttaagtgtgaaaatgtatatgcaagtgaattggtaagattgtgtatgtgtaagtgattgaaattgctaagaaatattttgattacttatatgttaaaagtgttaattattaattgagtaattattgtttacatgtaacttactaagctatttatagcttacacatctctttctttcctttgttttatagtgatttgaacttgatcgaatagtggaccgtcggagctcgtatcacactatcataaccatctcggtattatgtgcttttcaaaatgtttaaactatggcatgtatagagtcttaatcattttgagcatgtccaaatgatatggctaatgttagctattgaagtagttattaaagaatatgttttggagttatgtatgtttaaatggtaactaattcaaagaagcagtttctttgacagcagcagtgacgtgaatgtgaaaaatcaccataaatagtagaaatggaattagattgtgaatgatatatagaattaaagcttatcaagtctatttttacatgaaagaaacggtgtaggcaaaggaattttataatttgagatatttaaattttagtgagacagggtcagaatggtttttgaagtcccctgttctaactttagaaaatcattataaattgtacagaaataattataggtcataatttatatttttagattccttagtgagtctattttcaaaataaattaatggtaaccttatatgaattctgtacaattagatattttatttttagcgccaagaggtcagatctgtcgagctgtgaaacaggggatactttaatgaataaactgtactaatgtgctaagtcaaaaattctgaaacttttatggtaagtaggaatatgagtctagtttcacggaaaatttacggatttaaattttgagtttcgtaactcaatttataattaaattagtgacagttgcgcaggtggacagtgttgttatgaacagtgaatttaattttaaaagcaaatttttatgctccga
This window of the Gossypium hirsutum isolate 1008001.06 chromosome A09, Gossypium_hirsutum_v2.1, whole genome shotgun sequence genome carries:
- the LOC107889008 gene encoding uncharacterized protein yields the protein MAGFTARISWSHRNLTYGYQEFKFPDQPDSSSSDIEFGFLEDGDDGFFFGSCNGSADEVRGNEMEDLGFGDDDDNDDDEGKEKDGIGVENDGDYWESQHQLLEGALRRTSSLESRIRNAAKEALNDVRRLGIVCGCGKSMMESCRVCVMREVCCRLQNAGFNTAVCRSKWRSSANIPSGEHTFLDVIEESRKGEVRVIVELNLRAEFEIARASDDYNRLVQRLPQIYVGKVERLNNVIKILCLAAKKCMKEKKMHMGPWRKHSYMQAKWRRFCERNTSTETPSAPVGCSVRSSKPRASLLTVDLLGTTLSNVRCTAV